One Williamsia phyllosphaerae genomic window, TCACCCAGGCCGGCGTGGCTGGCCGACGACCCCCGGGTCACGTTCGTCCCCAGTGAGGAGTTCTTCGCCGACACCTCGGTGTTGCCCACCCACAACTCGCAGGCCGTCGAGTCGCAGTTGCACCGCATCCCGGGCCTCTCCGAGCACTTCCTCTACTCCAACGACGACATGTTCTTCGCCCGACCGGTCCAGCCGGAGATGTTCTTCTCCCCCGGCGGCATCAGCATGTTCATCGAGGGCCCGGTCCGCATCGGGCTGGGCGTGAACGACGACGAGCGCAGTGGTTTCGAGAACGCCGCCCGCGTCAACCGACGAGTCCTCAAGCAGCGCTTCGGATCGGTGACGACCCGCCACCTCGAACACGTCGCGACCCCGCTGCGCAAGAGCGTGATGTCGGAGATGGAGGTCGAGTTCGGAGACGAGTTCACCGCCACCGCCGCCAGCGCGTTTCGGGCCAGCGAGAACATCTCGGTCACCAACTCGCTCTATCACTACTACGCCCTGCGCACCGGCCAGGCCGTGGTCCAGCGCGGTGCCAAGGTCCGCTACATCGACACCACGTCGGTGGCCGGGCTGCGGTCGATGGAGAAGCTGCTGCCCAAGCGCGCGGTGGACTTCTTCTGCCTCAACGACGGCAGCTTCCCCGAGGTGGACCTCGAGGTGCGGACCGAAAGGGTCACGCGCTTCCTCGACCGCTACTTCCCGATCGCCGCGGAGTGGGAGACACCGGTTGCGGTGTCCCCCGCCACCCACTAGACCGAGCGGCTCGCGGCCCGCGGGCTGTCGCGGATCGTGACGCCGTGTGTCGCGAGCCGACGCGCGGCCTCCTCGGCGTCGACACCCTCGCCCACGGTCGAGTGACCTCGCATGGGGACGACCGAGCAGACGATGGTCTCTTCGTAGACGTAGACGAGGTTGTGCGCCTGGGCGCCGTCGCGTCCCCGGACCGCGCCCGCAGGCACCGCCAGGTCCTGGGTGTAGCTCGTCGCCGAGACCACCGACACCGGGATGCCCGCGAACGTCGCCGTCGTCGAGTAGTGCAGATGACCCGACAGGATCTGCCGGATGTCACTGCCGCGCACCACATCCGCCAGCTTGCGCTGATCGAGTAGCTCCACCAGCGTCGACAGGTCCAGGACCGCGGGGATCGGCGGGTGGTGCATCACGAGGATGCTGCCGTACTCCGCCGGTGTCGCCAACACCTCGGCCAACCAGGCCAGCTGCGCGTCGGTCACCTCGCCGTGGTGATAGCCGGGAACGGTGGTGTCGAGACTGATGATCCGCAGTCCGTCGATGTCGTGGACCTCGTCGACCGCCTCG contains:
- a CDS encoding stealth family protein, with protein sequence MVADLLFIRDALDTAGLDYLLVRGNDLRPVLAVDWHLRTELRAALVSACAREPFYVKAMDVKNSRPTLVADDKLSEDDDARVLRLYRPRYEPDSGLHYGASTAVQVELWSMSDEVMVLPVENSLTRNTIRADEIVRGTVERFGVTWPTIENMFDDHASDISFDIDIVFSWVDGSSAEFQAQRAKRMKNYVVGSGDDSAARFRQIDELKYALRSVHMYAPWIRRIFVATDSPRPAWLADDPRVTFVPSEEFFADTSVLPTHNSQAVESQLHRIPGLSEHFLYSNDDMFFARPVQPEMFFSPGGISMFIEGPVRIGLGVNDDERSGFENAARVNRRVLKQRFGSVTTRHLEHVATPLRKSVMSEMEVEFGDEFTATAASAFRASENISVTNSLYHYYALRTGQAVVQRGAKVRYIDTTSVAGLRSMEKLLPKRAVDFFCLNDGSFPEVDLEVRTERVTRFLDRYFPIAAEWETPVAVSPATH
- a CDS encoding phosphodiesterase, with protein sequence MQARMAEYARPDFCILHLSDTHLVGEGILYGDVDSGLRLRQILGDVQASKARPDALVFSGDLTDRGEASAYDDLRALVEPIADELGAAVIWAMGNHDDRAQFRAHLLDQEPSSEAVDEVHDIDGLRIISLDTTVPGYHHGEVTDAQLAWLAEVLATPAEYGSILVMHHPPIPAVLDLSTLVELLDQRKLADVVRGSDIRQILSGHLHYSTTATFAGIPVSVVSATSYTQDLAVPAGAVRGRDGAQAHNLVYVYEETIVCSVVPMRGHSTVGEGVDAEEAARRLATHGVTIRDSPRAASRSV